In Clostridium sp. JN-1, one genomic interval encodes:
- a CDS encoding acyltransferase, producing the protein MIAIKQRILAMDVIRAFAIIAVILIHVTGLMLSYSTFNTKIYMQSLMVNQLARFSVPAFIALSGIGISISYKKDQGYFKFLGHRLYKVVPRYIVWCIIYICIINKSFNISSAVSDILHGTAFYHLYFVPLIVEFYIIFPFVYKFIGSKSSLILNFIITMFILIGLHNYVFPSSLESFLDRKNMIDWIFYFSFGAFIGNNRNLFTEKIHKFRKVICIAFVLVVFGFIYEIIINTRMTKNIDYTTTFLRPSVLIYSVILILFIFSINWKNNLFMKIVQYISKSSYGIYLSHPLILYYFSKYYTDNLLQINSIAFGVKGFLIAFFGGIIINQIRKFP; encoded by the coding sequence GTGATTGCAATAAAACAACGTATTTTAGCTATGGATGTAATAAGGGCTTTTGCTATTATTGCAGTTATTTTGATTCATGTAACAGGGTTAATGCTTTCGTACAGTACATTTAATACAAAAATTTATATGCAGTCGCTTATGGTAAACCAATTGGCAAGGTTTTCTGTACCAGCTTTTATAGCTTTATCTGGAATAGGAATTTCAATTAGCTATAAAAAAGATCAAGGTTACTTTAAGTTTTTAGGCCATAGATTATATAAAGTTGTGCCAAGGTACATAGTGTGGTGCATAATATATATATGCATTATAAATAAGAGTTTTAATATAAGTTCAGCAGTTAGTGATATATTACATGGAACAGCTTTTTATCATTTGTACTTTGTACCATTAATAGTTGAATTTTATATCATTTTCCCATTTGTATATAAGTTTATAGGATCTAAATCTTCACTGATTTTAAATTTTATAATAACTATGTTTATATTAATAGGGCTCCATAATTATGTATTTCCAAGCAGCCTTGAGAGTTTCCTTGATAGAAAAAATATGATTGATTGGATATTTTATTTTTCATTTGGGGCGTTTATAGGAAATAATCGTAATCTATTTACTGAAAAAATCCATAAGTTTAGGAAAGTAATATGTATAGCATTTGTTTTAGTTGTTTTTGGATTTATATATGAAATTATCATAAATACAAGAATGACTAAAAATATAGACTATACAACTACATTTTTAAGACCCAGCGTGCTCATATATAGTGTGATACTGATTTTATTTATTTTCAGCATAAATTGGAAGAACAACTTATTTATGAAAATAGTACAGTATATATCAAAATCATCTTATGGGATATATTTATCACATCCACTTATACTATATTATTTTTCAAAGTATTATACTGATAACTTGCTGCAAATAAATAGTATAGCATTTGGTGTTAAAGGTTTTTTAATTGCATTTTTTGGCGGAATCATTATAAATCAAATAAGAAAGTTTCCATAA
- the tpiA gene encoding triose-phosphate isomerase — MRKAIIAGNWKMNNTVDDAKKLVEELIPLVKDAKCDVVVCPTFVCLDAVLKAVKDTNIKVGAQNMYFEEKGAFTGEVSPSMLEKMGVNYVIIGHSERRQYFNETDETVNKKVKKAFEHNILPIVCCGETLQERESNVTSEVLGKQIKLDLAGLTNDQVEKLVVAYEPIWAIGTGKTATDDQANETIGYIRSVIASMYGKETAEKTRIQYGGSVKPATIKAQMAKPEIDGALVGGASLKSADFSAIVNY, encoded by the coding sequence ATGAGAAAAGCAATAATAGCAGGAAACTGGAAGATGAATAATACTGTTGATGATGCAAAAAAATTAGTAGAAGAGTTAATACCTCTTGTAAAGGACGCAAAGTGTGATGTAGTTGTATGTCCAACTTTTGTATGCTTAGATGCTGTATTAAAAGCAGTTAAGGATACAAACATAAAAGTTGGTGCACAAAATATGTACTTTGAAGAAAAGGGTGCATTTACTGGAGAAGTATCACCATCTATGTTAGAAAAAATGGGTGTTAATTATGTAATAATAGGACACAGTGAAAGAAGACAGTATTTTAATGAAACAGATGAAACTGTAAATAAGAAAGTAAAGAAAGCATTTGAACACAATATTCTTCCTATAGTTTGCTGCGGCGAAACATTACAAGAAAGAGAATCAAATGTAACTAGTGAAGTTTTAGGAAAACAAATAAAATTAGACTTGGCAGGTCTTACAAATGATCAGGTTGAAAAATTAGTAGTTGCTTATGAACCAATTTGGGCTATAGGAACTGGTAAAACAGCAACAGATGATCAGGCAAATGAAACTATAGGATACATAAGAAGTGTTATAGCCTCAATGTATGGAAAAGAAACTGCAGAAAAAACTAGAATTCAATATGGTGGTTCTGTAAAGCCAGCTACAATAAAAGCTCAAATGGCAAAGCCAGAAATAGATGGAGCACTAGTTGGAGGAGCAAGTTTAAAATCAGCTGATTTTTCAGCAATAGTAAATTATTAA
- a CDS encoding NCS2 family permease — translation METFKLKENNTTIRQEVLAGITSFFAISYIIIVNPIILSDAGMPKALSAIATVLISFIGCMLMGIFANVPIILTPGMGVNAFFTYTMVVSMKLTWQQSLAVVFISSIIYMIIAFTGIGNTIAKAIPDSLKTGITVGIGLFLVVIGLEKGSIIISGKNTIMTMNNLAEPQVLLALFGILISAALYIKNIRGSFFIGIVIISVFAFLFNIHDGVSTSFSIANIVNYNKLFFKLDFSSFFSVKFFLAVFSLSMILIFESIGLLQGLIEKKERFNNAFKISALTVGLSSILGTSPTVAAAESAAGIKEGGKTGLTAVVCGMLFLISILCTPLLKFIPSAAICPVIVITGAIMMENLRYIDFSSFTEWFPAFLIIVMIPLTSSIANGLAFGFIIYPILKIMKGEGKKLRTPLYIISFLFLLNLISITLI, via the coding sequence ATGGAAACTTTTAAATTAAAAGAAAATAATACAACAATACGTCAAGAAGTACTAGCAGGTATAACATCTTTTTTTGCTATCTCCTATATCATTATAGTAAATCCTATAATACTATCGGATGCTGGTATGCCAAAAGCTTTAAGTGCTATTGCTACTGTATTAATTTCTTTTATTGGTTGTATGTTAATGGGTATATTCGCAAATGTGCCCATTATCTTAACTCCAGGTATGGGTGTTAATGCATTTTTTACGTATACAATGGTAGTAAGCATGAAACTTACTTGGCAGCAAAGTTTAGCTGTTGTTTTCATATCAAGTATAATTTATATGATAATTGCATTTACGGGGATTGGAAACACAATAGCAAAGGCTATTCCAGATAGTTTAAAAACCGGTATAACTGTTGGTATTGGGTTATTCTTAGTTGTCATTGGTCTTGAAAAAGGCTCCATAATAATCTCTGGTAAAAACACAATTATGACAATGAATAATTTAGCAGAGCCACAAGTCCTACTGGCTTTATTTGGTATATTAATTTCAGCAGCACTTTATATAAAGAATATAAGAGGAAGCTTCTTTATTGGAATTGTTATAATATCTGTTTTTGCTTTTTTATTTAACATACATGATGGCGTTTCTACTTCTTTTTCTATTGCAAACATTGTTAATTATAATAAATTGTTTTTTAAGCTTGATTTTTCTTCATTTTTTTCAGTAAAATTTTTTCTCGCAGTTTTCTCTCTTTCAATGATCTTAATATTTGAATCAATAGGATTGCTCCAAGGTCTTATCGAGAAAAAAGAAAGATTTAATAATGCTTTTAAAATAAGTGCACTTACGGTAGGTTTATCAAGTATATTAGGAACAAGCCCTACTGTTGCAGCTGCTGAAAGTGCAGCTGGAATAAAAGAAGGTGGAAAGACTGGATTAACAGCTGTTGTATGTGGAATGTTATTTTTGATTTCAATACTATGTACACCGCTTTTGAAATTCATACCTTCTGCTGCTATTTGTCCCGTTATTGTAATTACTGGAGCAATCATGATGGAAAACTTAAGGTATATTGACTTTAGTTCATTTACTGAATGGTTCCCTGCTTTTTTAATTATTGTAATGATTCCACTTACATCAAGTATTGCAAATGGTTTAGCATTTGGTTTTATTATATACCCTATTTTAAAGATAATGAAGGGAGAAGGTAAAAAATTAAGAACACCTTTATATATTATTTCCTTTCTATTTTTACTTAACTTAATTTCTATTACACTTATTTAG
- a CDS encoding nucleoside transporter C-terminal domain-containing protein, translated as MNIYLIINIIGIVVFIGVAFLFSKNRKLIEWKSIGIMILLNLFLAWFLTAFPIGRAIVNGMAAGFNWLVQCAYDGIGFAFASFVAKKQMDMAISALLPILLVVPLFDILTYFHILPRIVKGLGWALSKITGKPKFESFFAVEMMFLGNTEALAVSAGQIKEMKPERLLTLSLMSMSCVSAAIVGAYTQLLPGQFVLTAIPLNIINSIIITSILNPVVVRKEDDIIVDIDNNERQPFFSFLGDSIIGAGKLVLIITAMVISFVALASVIDKLLGLINPHLSLEVMLGVVMTPFSFLLGLPLGEAFQTAQYMGTKLVTNEFVVMGQIHPIINTFTPHMRAVLSTFLISFANFSTVGMIIGCFKGIVDKDTTNELSKGVWYMLLSGILVSLMSAGLVGLFVW; from the coding sequence ATGAATATTTATCTCATTATAAATATAATTGGAATAGTTGTTTTTATTGGTGTGGCTTTTTTATTTTCAAAAAATAGAAAACTTATTGAATGGAAATCAATAGGTATAATGATTTTACTAAACTTGTTTTTAGCATGGTTTTTAACTGCATTTCCAATTGGAAGAGCAATAGTAAATGGAATGGCAGCAGGTTTCAATTGGCTTGTACAGTGTGCCTATGACGGTATTGGTTTTGCATTTGCAAGTTTTGTTGCTAAAAAGCAAATGGATATGGCAATAAGTGCTTTACTTCCAATTTTGCTTGTTGTACCACTATTTGATATACTTACATATTTTCATATACTACCTCGTATTGTAAAAGGTCTTGGTTGGGCATTATCTAAGATTACTGGAAAACCTAAATTCGAATCTTTTTTTGCAGTAGAAATGATGTTTTTAGGAAATACAGAAGCCCTAGCTGTATCAGCAGGTCAAATAAAGGAAATGAAGCCTGAAAGACTCTTAACTCTCTCACTTATGTCTATGAGCTGTGTATCTGCTGCTATAGTTGGTGCTTATACCCAACTACTGCCAGGTCAGTTTGTTTTAACTGCAATACCACTAAATATTATTAACTCAATCATTATAACAAGTATACTAAATCCTGTAGTTGTTAGAAAGGAAGATGATATTATTGTAGATATTGATAATAATGAAAGACAACCTTTCTTTTCTTTTTTAGGTGATTCAATTATTGGGGCAGGTAAACTTGTATTAATAATTACAGCAATGGTTATTTCATTTGTGGCTTTGGCATCAGTTATTGATAAACTATTAGGTTTAATTAACCCGCATTTATCCTTGGAAGTTATGTTAGGAGTAGTTATGACTCCATTTAGTTTTCTATTAGGATTGCCATTAGGTGAAGCGTTCCAAACGGCACAATACATGGGAACAAAATTAGTTACAAACGAATTTGTAGTTATGGGACAAATCCATCCTATTATAAATACCTTTACTCCACATATGAGAGCTGTTTTATCCACATTTCTTATTTCATTTGCTAACTTTTCAACAGTTGGAATGATTATTGGATGTTTTAAGGGAATAGTAGATAAAGATACAACTAACGAATTATCTAAAGGAGTTTGGTATATGTTGTTATCTGGTATTTTAGTTTCTTTAATGAGTGCTGGATTAGTAGGATTATTTGTCTGGTAA
- the gpmI gene encoding 2,3-bisphosphoglycerate-independent phosphoglycerate mutase: protein MSKKPVLLMILDGFGLTDREDGNAVKAAHKPNIDKLWESYPHTQIGASGESVGLPDGQMGNSEVGHLNIGAGRVVYQSLTRITKSIKDGDFFKNPELNKAVDNAIKNNSTLHLLGLLSPGGVHSHIDHLKGLLKLAKQKGVQKVYLHAFLDGRDVPPASAKLYIKDIEDFMKEIGIGKIATVSGRYYAMDRDKRWERIQLAYNALVLGKGETADSAIDAVDKSYNDNKTDEFVLPTVIVKNKDASIKNNDSVIFFNFRPDRARELTRAINDEIFDGFSRERLNLTFVTMTEYDVTIKGVDVAFKNDTYVNTLGEYISSVGKKQLRVAETEKYAHVTFFFNGGVEKPNPGEDRVLVPSPKVATYDMQPEMSAYTVTEKLLEKLDEDKYDLIILNFANPDMVGHTGVFEAAKKAIEAVDVCVGKIMDKILEKDGTAFITADHGNAEQMIDYSTGKPMTAHTIDPVPFVYAAKDAKPLRDGGILADIAPTILQVMGVESPKEMTGKSLIK from the coding sequence ATGAGTAAAAAACCAGTGTTATTAATGATACTTGATGGATTTGGATTAACAGATAGAGAAGATGGAAATGCAGTAAAAGCAGCACATAAACCAAATATTGATAAGCTTTGGGAGAGTTATCCCCATACACAAATTGGAGCAAGTGGAGAAAGTGTTGGTCTTCCAGATGGACAAATGGGAAATTCAGAAGTTGGACACTTAAATATTGGTGCAGGAAGAGTAGTGTATCAATCATTAACTAGGATAACTAAGTCCATAAAAGATGGAGATTTCTTTAAAAATCCAGAATTAAATAAAGCTGTAGACAATGCAATTAAGAATAATTCGACATTACACTTATTAGGACTTTTATCACCTGGTGGTGTTCATTCCCACATTGATCATTTAAAAGGACTTTTAAAACTTGCAAAGCAAAAAGGAGTTCAAAAAGTTTATCTTCATGCTTTCTTAGACGGAAGAGATGTTCCGCCGGCATCTGCTAAACTTTACATAAAAGATATAGAAGATTTCATGAAAGAAATTGGAATAGGCAAAATAGCAACTGTATCTGGAAGATACTATGCTATGGATAGAGATAAACGTTGGGAAAGAATACAACTTGCATATAATGCTTTAGTTCTTGGAAAAGGTGAAACAGCAGATAGTGCAATAGACGCAGTAGATAAATCTTATAATGATAATAAAACAGATGAATTTGTACTTCCCACAGTAATAGTAAAAAATAAGGATGCATCTATAAAAAATAATGATTCAGTAATTTTCTTCAACTTTAGACCAGATAGAGCTAGAGAACTTACGAGAGCTATAAATGATGAAATTTTTGATGGATTCTCAAGAGAAAGACTAAATCTTACATTTGTAACAATGACAGAATATGATGTTACTATCAAAGGTGTAGATGTAGCATTTAAAAATGATACTTATGTAAATACATTAGGTGAATACATAAGTAGTGTTGGTAAAAAACAACTTAGAGTAGCAGAAACAGAAAAGTATGCTCATGTTACTTTCTTCTTTAATGGTGGAGTAGAAAAACCAAATCCTGGAGAAGATAGAGTACTTGTACCATCACCTAAAGTAGCAACTTATGATATGCAGCCTGAGATGAGTGCATATACAGTAACAGAAAAACTGCTTGAAAAATTAGATGAAGATAAATATGACTTAATAATATTAAATTTTGCAAATCCAGACATGGTAGGTCACACTGGTGTATTTGAAGCAGCTAAAAAAGCTATAGAAGCTGTTGATGTATGTGTAGGAAAGATTATGGATAAGATATTAGAGAAGGATGGAACAGCATTTATAACAGCAGATCACGGTAATGCAGAACAGATGATTGATTATTCCACAGGAAAACCTATGACAGCACATACAATAGACCCAGTTCCATTTGTATATGCAGCAAAGGATGCTAAACCTCTAAGAGATGGTGGAATATTGGCTGATATAGCTCCAACTATTCTTCAAGTAATGGGAGTAGAATCTCCAAAGGAAATGACAGGTAAGAGTCTTATAAAGTAA
- the eno gene encoding phosphopyruvate hydratase, producing the protein MKNYVEIVDVAARQILDSRCNPTVEVEVVLEDGTVGRAAVPSGASTGAFEAVELRDEDKSKYLGKGVLKAVDNVNNMIAEELIGLNVFDQVYIDKTMIELDNTPNKAKLGANAMLGVSLACARAAADYLGLSLYQYIGGVNAKVLPVPMMNIINGGKHADNNVDLQEFMIMPAGAPSFSEALRMSAEVYHTLKSILKSKGYDTGVGDEGGFAPNLKSNEEAIQVIVEAIEKAGYAPGKEIFIALDPASSEIYEGGKYNLKGEGKVLTPEQMVDYYVSLVDKYPIISIEDGMAEEDWEGWKVMTQKLGDRIQLVGDDLFVTNTNRLKTGIEKGVANSILIKLNQIGTLTETLNAIEMAERAGYTAVVSHRSGETEDTTIADLVVAVNAGQIKTGAPARTERVAKYNQLLRIEEELEEAAEYRGLNAFYNVKNIAK; encoded by the coding sequence ATGAAAAATTATGTTGAAATTGTCGATGTTGCTGCTAGACAAATTCTTGATTCAAGATGTAATCCTACAGTTGAAGTAGAAGTTGTACTCGAAGATGGAACAGTAGGAAGAGCGGCAGTTCCGTCAGGAGCGTCCACTGGAGCATTTGAAGCTGTGGAATTAAGAGATGAGGACAAATCTAAATATCTCGGCAAGGGAGTTCTAAAAGCTGTAGATAATGTTAATAACATGATAGCTGAAGAATTAATTGGACTAAATGTATTTGATCAAGTTTATATTGATAAAACCATGATAGAATTAGACAATACACCAAATAAAGCAAAGCTTGGAGCTAATGCAATGCTTGGAGTTTCATTAGCATGTGCAAGGGCTGCAGCTGATTATCTAGGGTTGAGCTTATATCAGTATATAGGCGGAGTAAATGCAAAAGTTCTGCCAGTACCTATGATGAACATAATAAATGGAGGAAAACATGCGGATAATAATGTTGATCTTCAGGAATTTATGATTATGCCAGCAGGAGCACCAAGTTTTAGTGAAGCACTTAGAATGAGTGCTGAAGTTTACCATACACTTAAGTCTATTTTAAAATCAAAAGGATATGATACTGGTGTTGGAGATGAAGGCGGCTTTGCCCCAAATTTAAAATCTAATGAAGAGGCAATACAAGTAATAGTTGAAGCTATAGAAAAAGCAGGTTATGCACCAGGAAAAGAAATATTTATAGCCCTTGATCCAGCTTCATCTGAAATATATGAAGGTGGAAAGTATAATTTAAAGGGTGAAGGAAAAGTTTTGACTCCTGAACAAATGGTTGATTACTATGTATCTCTTGTAGATAAATATCCTATAATATCAATTGAAGATGGCATGGCAGAAGAAGATTGGGAAGGCTGGAAGGTAATGACTCAAAAGCTAGGTGATAGAATACAACTTGTAGGTGATGATTTGTTTGTAACTAATACAAATAGATTAAAGACTGGTATAGAAAAAGGAGTAGCTAATTCTATATTGATAAAGTTAAATCAAATAGGTACTTTAACTGAAACTCTAAATGCTATAGAAATGGCAGAAAGAGCAGGATATACAGCAGTTGTTTCACATAGATCAGGAGAAACAGAAGATACAACTATAGCAGATCTTGTTGTTGCAGTAAATGCAGGACAAATAAAGACAGGAGCTCCAGCAAGAACTGAGAGAGTTGCTAAGTACAATCAGCTTTTAAGAATAGAAGAAGAATTAGAAGAAGCAGCAGAATACAGAGGATTAAATGCATTTTACAATGTAAAAAACATAGCAAAATAA
- a CDS encoding ClC family H(+)/Cl(-) exchange transporter produces MEEDKDNVLFYWYNSKFKLVLESIIVGIFTGLVVVSFRIGIEQLTVCVSNIYKVLQTKLWLLPLWIILLILIGYLLGKIVKHDPMTGGSGIPQVEGVLLRKLDMKWYRVILGKFFGGILGIGLGLSLGREGPSVQLGAAVGQGVSKILKKIKIEEKYLITSGASAGLAAAFNAPLAGTMFALEEVHKNFSPLILISAFSAALSSDFIASGLLGFKPVFDFKHISPIPLNYYIYIIIFGLIMGVTGVIFNTVLLRSSNLYSKQKWIPKEFNAAFPLLISIMFGFFLPQVLGGGNNLIMLLTNVHFSIAFILILLIIKFLFTMVCYGSGAPGGIFLPLLTIGALIGCVYGSLVVNVLGIDASYVNNFIILGMAGYFTAVVKSPITGIILITEMTGSFNNFLSLSIVAIIAYLTSDVLGSRPVYESLLEKFLINNSNNKKVKIEDTKEKFILQVSICMGSYLDGKKVSSIKWPEYCLITEIKRGSQRIIPNGDTVICGGDYITVLTNEDRAGKINDILSNMSQDNRKFNENES; encoded by the coding sequence ATGGAAGAGGACAAAGATAATGTTCTATTTTACTGGTATAATTCTAAATTTAAGCTAGTATTAGAAAGTATAATAGTAGGCATATTTACAGGTCTTGTAGTAGTTTCTTTTAGGATTGGAATAGAACAATTAACAGTTTGTGTTAGTAATATTTATAAAGTTTTGCAGACAAAATTATGGCTTTTGCCATTATGGATTATACTTCTTATCTTGATAGGATATTTGTTAGGAAAAATAGTTAAACATGATCCTATGACAGGTGGAAGCGGCATTCCGCAAGTTGAAGGAGTTTTACTTAGAAAACTTGATATGAAATGGTATAGAGTTATCCTTGGAAAGTTTTTTGGTGGAATCCTTGGAATTGGATTAGGACTTTCACTTGGAAGGGAAGGTCCTTCAGTTCAACTTGGAGCTGCTGTTGGACAAGGTGTAAGTAAAATATTAAAGAAGATAAAAATAGAAGAAAAGTACTTGATTACGAGTGGTGCAAGTGCCGGACTTGCAGCTGCATTTAATGCACCTCTAGCAGGAACTATGTTTGCTTTAGAAGAAGTGCATAAAAATTTTTCCCCGCTCATTTTAATTTCAGCATTTTCAGCAGCATTATCTTCAGACTTTATAGCTAGCGGGCTTTTGGGATTTAAACCTGTATTTGACTTTAAGCATATATCGCCGATACCATTAAACTACTATATTTATATAATAATATTTGGTCTTATAATGGGAGTTACTGGCGTTATTTTTAATACTGTGCTTTTAAGAAGTTCAAATTTATATTCAAAACAAAAGTGGATTCCAAAGGAGTTTAATGCAGCGTTCCCACTTTTAATTTCAATAATGTTTGGATTCTTTTTACCTCAAGTTTTAGGTGGAGGCAATAATCTTATAATGTTATTAACTAATGTACATTTTTCAATTGCCTTTATTTTAATTTTACTTATCATAAAGTTTTTATTTACTATGGTATGTTACGGCTCAGGAGCTCCCGGCGGAATTTTTCTTCCACTTCTTACAATTGGAGCACTAATTGGGTGTGTATATGGAAGTTTAGTTGTAAATGTGCTTGGAATTGATGCAAGCTATGTAAATAACTTTATAATACTTGGAATGGCAGGCTATTTTACAGCTGTTGTAAAATCACCTATAACAGGTATCATATTGATTACAGAAATGACAGGATCATTTAACAATTTTCTCTCACTTAGTATTGTTGCAATAATTGCATATTTGACTTCAGATGTATTGGGTTCACGTCCTGTTTATGAATCTTTACTTGAAAAGTTTTTAATCAATAATTCAAATAATAAGAAAGTAAAAATAGAAGATACTAAAGAAAAATTTATATTACAAGTTTCAATTTGTATGGGATCTTATTTAGATGGTAAAAAAGTAAGCTCTATAAAATGGCCGGAGTACTGCTTAATAACTGAAATAAAGAGAGGATCTCAAAGAATAATACCAAATGGAGATACTGTTATATGCGGCGGCGATTATATTACAGTTCTTACAAATGAAGATAGAGCAGGTAAGATAAATGACATTTTATCTAATATGTCGCAGGACAATAGAAAATTTAATGAAAATGAAAGTTGA
- a CDS encoding phosphoglycerate kinase has product MAVYNKKTIEDIVVKGKKVLVRCDFNVPLVDGKITDENRLVGALPTIKYLVEHNAKVILCSHLGKPKGEPKLELSLAPVAKRLSELLGKEVLFAADKNVVGENAKKAVSEMKDGDIVLLENTRYRKEETKNEENFSKELASLAEIFVNDAFGTAHRAHCSTVGVTQFVPTAVCGYLIQKELKFLGNAVEKPQRPFVAILGGAKVSDKLGVINNLLDKVDTLIIGGGMGYTFLKALGNEIGQSLLEADKIDYAKDMIKKAEEKGVKLLLPIDITYTKDFGKDETPFISEGRSIPADHMGMDIGPKTAKLFADAVKTAKTVVWNGPMGVFEFPNFAKGTRAVAEAMAESNAITIIGGGDSASAVNNFGLGDKMTHISTGGGASLEFLEGKVLPGIAALNDK; this is encoded by the coding sequence ATGGCAGTTTATAACAAAAAGACTATAGAGGATATAGTTGTAAAAGGAAAAAAAGTTTTGGTAAGATGCGATTTTAATGTACCACTAGTTGATGGTAAGATTACAGATGAAAACAGATTAGTTGGAGCACTTCCAACAATCAAATACCTAGTAGAACACAATGCTAAAGTTATACTTTGTTCACATCTTGGAAAGCCAAAGGGAGAACCAAAACTTGAATTATCTCTAGCTCCTGTTGCAAAAAGACTTTCTGAATTACTTGGAAAAGAAGTTTTATTTGCTGCTGATAAAAACGTAGTTGGTGAAAATGCTAAAAAAGCAGTTAGTGAAATGAAAGATGGAGATATAGTTCTTCTTGAAAATACAAGATATAGAAAAGAAGAAACTAAAAATGAAGAAAACTTCTCAAAGGAATTAGCATCACTTGCTGAAATATTTGTAAATGATGCTTTTGGAACAGCTCACAGGGCTCATTGTTCAACAGTAGGGGTTACTCAATTTGTACCAACAGCAGTATGTGGATATTTAATACAAAAAGAATTGAAGTTCTTAGGAAATGCTGTTGAAAAACCTCAAAGACCATTTGTAGCAATTTTAGGTGGAGCAAAGGTTTCAGATAAACTTGGTGTTATAAATAATCTTTTAGATAAAGTTGACACACTTATAATAGGTGGTGGAATGGGTTATACATTCTTAAAGGCACTTGGCAACGAAATAGGTCAGTCACTTCTAGAAGCTGATAAGATTGATTATGCAAAAGATATGATAAAGAAAGCAGAAGAAAAGGGAGTAAAATTACTATTACCTATAGATATAACTTATACTAAGGATTTTGGAAAAGATGAAACTCCTTTTATTTCAGAAGGAAGAAGTATTCCAGCTGATCATATGGGAATGGATATAGGACCTAAGACAGCAAAACTTTTTGCAGATGCAGTAAAAACTGCAAAGACAGTTGTATGGAATGGACCAATGGGAGTATTTGAATTCCCTAACTTTGCAAAAGGAACTCGTGCTGTAGCTGAAGCAATGGCAGAATCAAATGCTATAACAATTATAGGCGGAGGAGATAGTGCTTCTGCTGTTAATAACTTTGGACTCGGGGACAAAATGACACACATATCCACAGGCGGTGGAGCATCACTTGAATTTTTGGAAGGAAAAGTTCTTCCTGGTATAGCAGCATTAAATGACAAATAA
- the gap gene encoding type I glyceraldehyde-3-phosphate dehydrogenase: MIKVGINGFGRIGRNVFKALVKHYANELQVVGINDLTDAETLAHLLKYDSLYGKFDGTVEAKENSIVVNGNEIKIFSERNPKDIDWNGVGAEIVIESTGLFRDEKAKAHLGGTVKKVLISAPAKNEDITIVMGVNEEKYDPAKHNVISNASCTTNCLAPFAKVLDREFGIVKGLMTTVHSYTGDQRLLDAPHKDLRRARAACESMIPTTTGAAKAVALVLPQLKGKLNGFSLRVPTPTVSCTDLVAELKKDVTVEEVNAAFKKAAETDMKGVLGYSDEPLVSIDYRGDERSSIVDGMSTMVVEGNMVKVVSWYDNEFGYSNRLADLTKYVADRL; this comes from the coding sequence TGGTAAAACATTATGCTAATGAATTACAAGTAGTTGGTATAAATGACTTAACTGATGCAGAGACATTAGCTCACTTATTAAAGTATGACTCATTATATGGAAAATTTGATGGAACAGTTGAAGCTAAAGAAAACTCAATAGTTGTAAATGGAAATGAAATAAAGATTTTCTCAGAAAGAAACCCTAAAGATATAGATTGGAATGGCGTTGGAGCTGAAATAGTTATAGAATCTACTGGATTATTCAGGGATGAAAAAGCTAAAGCTCATCTTGGAGGAACAGTTAAAAAAGTTCTTATATCAGCACCAGCAAAAAATGAAGATATTACAATAGTTATGGGTGTTAACGAAGAAAAATATGATCCAGCAAAACACAATGTAATTTCAAATGCTTCTTGTACTACAAACTGCTTAGCACCATTTGCTAAGGTTCTTGACAGAGAATTTGGAATAGTAAAAGGATTAATGACAACAGTTCATTCATATACTGGGGACCAAAGATTACTTGATGCTCCACACAAAGATTTAAGAAGAGCTAGAGCAGCTTGTGAATCAATGATACCAACAACTACAGGAGCTGCAAAAGCAGTTGCACTTGTATTACCTCAATTAAAAGGAAAATTAAATGGATTTTCACTTAGAGTTCCTACTCCTACAGTATCATGTACAGATTTAGTTGCAGAACTTAAGAAAGATGTAACAGTTGAAGAAGTAAATGCAGCATTCAAAAAAGCAGCTGAAACTGATATGAAGGGAGTACTTGGTTACAGCGATGAACCATTAGTATCTATAGACTATAGAGGAGACGAAAGATCTTCAATAGTAGATGGAATGTCAACTATGGTTGTTGAAGGAAACATGGTTAAAGTTGTTTCATGGTATGATAATGAATTTGGATATTCAAATAGATTAGCAGACTTAACTAAGTATGTTGCTGATAGACTATAG